ATGACAGAGGGAGAACCAAAACTAAGCAGCCTGATTAGAGTCCATGCTCCTAACTCATCAAGCTGTACTGGATATCTGGTTGAAAACATCATGTTTGAGACTAGGAGGTCAATATCACAATAACCATCTGAAAGAAATGACAGTGAGTGCTTCTAGGAGAGGAAAACTAGGAAGGAATGGGGAAAAACACTTTTTTCTTTGATAACCATGGAAGCTATTTGATGCTTCAAACTGTGCATGTacatcttaaatttaaaataagaagctATAATTTGATATTCTGTAGCTAAGTGTTTTAAATGATGCTACCATCCTCAGAAGTAGgtaaaatgaatattattattttatgtataaaacattgctccttaataaatatttgaggatcTACTATAAAATAGGCACTGTATTTAGAAGAGTTATAAATTCACTTCAAGGAATAAAGAGGTAGAAAAaggttattttattcatttattttctatacaTTTCATAAATTATATGAACCTGCATCTCTAACAGTTGTGTAAGCCAAGAGCCAATATAAGCTTTAAATCATGATAGAAAAAGTAGAGAAAGGCCTGCTCATTAAtttgttcaaaaaatatttactccCTGTCCTTGAGGAAATTCTAATCTTGTGGGAAAGACTGGTAAACATAATTATAATCGAAAGTGAACAGTGCTTAAATAGAGGAACATTAGAAAGTGCTAAGGAAACAACATCCCCTAGGAAAACAATGCTTCAGAGGGAACATCTGAGCCAAGTTTTGAAGGATGAATAGAAGTTTGACCAATTTTCATGAGGCTGTAGTAACAGATCAAAGATCATATTTCAGTATGAAATATCAGTATCTTCCCATTCTTGTAAAGGTAAGTTCATGTTAAAGCCTAAAACCTTAACATCTTTTCActaagaatgaattttaaaaacaagataatCTTAATATCTTGATTCATGTCTCTAATCTGTATAATATAAACTGGCCAACAAAGCACTTTCCACAtgtctagaaaatattttaaaatataaagtattcaaatattattcctaaaaattttaaataaccatCTTGATTTGCTCTACCAACCAAAAGTTATATTGTTACACATTTCTTGAGTCATAATATTCAAATTATAATATGCCCCTTTCTCCCACAAGAGACATAGTGAACAAGCCCAGAAGATGCCAGCGACCACAAACGCTAACACAGAATTAAggcaaaaagaattttttcttcaataattctgcatttttcttttgtaattgcTTTCAAATTCCCTTTCActggaaaatttaaataaacatttccttTTCTAAACTATAACGCTAAAAGAAATAATCTGCAGTAAAACatgattatatatacatacatacacatattcatCCTTTCCAATCTTACAGatatttgtgggggggggggagatctttGATTTTACAAAATTTGAAGGAAATCTCCAAAACAAAAACTTTCCAGTTCTAATGACTGAACTTCGAGGTTAACTAGCATTGGTTCCCAGAACAAGTACAATCTGAAGACAAGTTACTTTTAATCAGTACTTCATATTTCTCAGTGTATCTTCTTGTCCCTTTCTAGAATTCCAAACCTTTCCACCCCTAATTAATCTTGCTCCCAGTTACAATCTGAAAAAATTAATCTTGTACTAGTATCTTAAACTAGTATTCTATGCCTACAGTTAAAAACCTAGTTATAAGTAGCATCATCTGACTTAATAGTCTGGAACAGCAAGTTTTGGAAAGCCTTATCATGCCATACCAATAGGAGGGAATACAGGACAAAGTCGTACCAGGAGACTACAATGATAATTAATAAAATCATGGCAGGTTTGAATTCAAAATGTGTAGTTTTCATTTGTATATttcagccatctttttttttctaaatgtagcAACCATATATTATACCTGTTTCTATAGGATCTTTGCTCATGAAGCACCCTTttgatttagaaaatatttgatgtaaatctttaaaataacaagtGAATACCAGAATGGTAATGATAAAATTAAAGGTTTGACAAGAATTATAACAGGACTATTAAAGAAACTACATCCTAGAAGAAGTATTTTTTGAAGTATAGTTTTGTACACATAATACAGAATACATTTGGGTCAGATAACAAGATTTTAATTACATGActattagaaaagtaaaaatcttGAAAGGCAAGACTTTAACTAATTTCAACTAACCATACCtttactttttatcttttaaacaatgaaaatatcaTGAAGAACTCACTAAAACATTTGGCCGTTTTCTAAAATTACAATTCTTTTGCAATATGCTTAATTTTCCAAAGTGAAACCCACAAATATACATATTGAATGTCAATACTTCAATTGGTTGAAAAAGTTTAATTACAAAAATCTCCAATTAAGACTAACATAATTAAATACCTCACACACTTACTCAAAATTCCAGTGAAGGTAGTCTTGTCATAAATCCTATGATGTTTTAATCAAGGTTAGTTACAGACTGGCAAATTTGTGAAAAGAACATTCCTTTTGAAATAAACCAGGTTTTAAAGCAATGTGAAAATATGAAAGATTTCACAACTTTCCTAGCCAGTCAGCTTAAAAGACATAATTTGATTCAGTAAGCGTAATTAGCACATTATTTCCATTCTTAGAAAATCTTGGCTTAATAATATTCTCTGAATATTTCTGGTAAGCCAAGAAGGGAGCAGGTGTAGTAGATTAGCAGGAGAATTTCTATGGCTCATTTTCATCGCTCTATAAATTCAAGACTTACTTTACTCTTTAAAATGGCTACCACCTTGATCTACTACGCATACTACCAACAGAGATAAACCTGCTTATTTTAACGGTTGTGTGCCTTGTTCCccagcaaaatatttttttaagatctgaattccttttctgttaaAACGaccattaaaaacacacacacaaagttggTCAGTTACGGTATGAGCGCAACCTATGTAATCCACGGTAGGTCATCTTTTCTTTGGTGTCTGACTAGGAAAAGCAGCTAACAGAATCTTTCAGACTAAGATCAAACATAGAACTGAAAAAAAGGTTGTCCAGTAAGAGAGAGCAAATGTGGGGACCACAAGTCCCCAAGAGATGACTGTAAGGATTTTAGTAACTCAAAAGAATAGATTAACTATTATGTGAGTTGGCAAAAATAAAGCTTGTTTTCATAACTAATATTTCTAGAAAACatgttataaataaaaatcacttggTGACTCCAACCTGTTTTTAATGTGAAAGTTTATATATACTGTTTACCCATTATTTCCTATCCACACTGAAATCATTCCATAACACTTTCTCTAGAAAACTATGAAAATccattttcacaaaaattaaaactatcCTCCTTTAGGCTaattttgtacatatatatatatatgtagctaCTAAATAGATGAACTTGGAATCTGTTGAATGTCTGCAGAAATATGGCAGGATCTTACCTCTCATCTTCACCATCCACCAGGGGTGTCGTCAGCGGTAGCACCTTCAACgggaaaagagaagcagaggctgctAGGCTGCTGCTACTCCCATCTGAAACTGCTGACATTCCCCCACTGTCACCACTGAGAGTTTGAGGTAAGCCAACTAAGGAGGGCTCCGCTGGGCGCCTGGCATCTTCAATTTGGCTTCCAATTGCCTGAGCTAACGATTGTGCAGAGAACTGCGCAGAACTTAGTGGTATCTGCTGTGCCAAGGGCAAATTTATATTAGTTGCTATCAAGGGAGGTTGACTAACACTTTGAACCAAATTACcattttgggtggcaggggtttgTGCTATATTCTGTGGTGGAACCAAGTTTGTTGGGGCGGAAGGCATTCCAGAAGGACCAGTTGAACTAACCTGATTGGTAACAGAAATACTACTAGCAGAGGGCAAAGGACTAACTGCAGGCAACTGCTGTGACACTCCTTGAGCTACTGGTTCTACTCCTTGTGGCTGGGGAGGCACAGTTAACAAGGTACTTTGGGGTGCAATAACCAATTGTTGAGGAAGGCTTGAAGCGCTAGTTTGAACTCCCTGATGGATAATCCCAGTTTGAGCAGGTGGAACTACTTGTGAAGATGGAGGAGCACCTTGCTGAATAACTGAAGGTGTAACTTGGGTAGAGGGCTGCTGCACTGCGGTAGGTATGTTTGCTTGTTGACCAACATTTGCCATTTGACTGCCAGCAGGTACAGCAGACACTGCTGTCTGAGCCTGGCCAACAGGCTGGCTAGATGCCCCTGCAGGTTGTGCTTGGACTGCTATGGGCTGCACTGGCAGCTGGATACCCGGTGGCTGAGCCACAGGAATCACTGTTGCTCCTGCTCCCACTCCTGCAGAACTGGGCTGTCCAGAAGACATGGCTGTCTGAAGCATCGGCTGCTGTTGTACATACTCTGAAGTAGGATTCTGAGTCACTGGTTGACCATGGCCTGGGGCCAACTGTGTAGAAACCATTGGTTGATGTTGTCCATATTGTAACTGCTGGGGTGGTGCCCCTGGAAGAGGAGTTTGCACTGGGGGAGCCGTCTGGGAATATGGCAGTTGGGGTTGAGCCAAACTAGAAATGGAAGGCTGCTGACCTAAAGCTGAAGTTACACCAACCACGTTTACAGGCGATGGCTGGATACCAGTTGCAGCATTTATGGTGGCTTGCAGAGGTACTGGTTGAAGACCTTGCTTTTGCTGATAGCTCAGTTCTTGAGACTGTAATTGTACTTGCGACATCTGCGGCTGAGAAATGCTCTGTGGACCGGCGCTACTGAAATCCATTTGTTGGAGGGCCACACCTTGAAgggctggtggtggtggcggctgcTGCTGTTGCGGCTGCACCACCACTGTAGGGGTTCCCATCTCTCCACTTCCCACACTCTCTGTGTAGTGACTCAGTGTGCTGACGCTACTGCTCACTGAACTCCCACTAGTGCTCTCTCGCTCAGAAGACACTTCTACCGGGTTCTGTCTTACAGTCTCCACCACTTTATTTATCGCCACGCCTTCAGTAGCAGGTACAGCGTTTTCTTTTTCATAGAACTCAGTGCAAGTCCATCTACCTTTTTTAAAGGGTTCAGAACTAGAATCTAACTTCACCACTCTGAACCTTGATGTGTTAACGGTTGGCTGTTGCTGCTGACTTGACACCAATCCCACAGTCATTCCTGCAGCTGCACCAGGGACACTGTTAACAACAGCAGAAGAAGAAACAGTACCATTGCCCATGCCACTCAAGATATTTACATTAACACCACTAGGAACTCCAGGCCCAACACTCACACTAGCAGCACTAGGAATATTGCTTGCACTTATATTAGCACTCCCCAGCACGCTGCTTGTCACATTAGGACTGAAACTACCCACAGCAGCAATGTTAACATTATTCACTGTATTAGTGCCAGTAACAGAATTTATACCtataccgcctgcagtgctgggggcacGGATATTAGTCATTACAGATGCAGGTGAGCCACTCGATGATACAGCAGAAGCTGGTGCAACTGGTGCAACACCGTCAGAGCTTCCAGTTGTGGAGAGTTTTCTGGATACAGGGCTTGAGGGTGGCCCTCCAGGAATggatgcactggccacagcagcatgGGATGGGTGGTGGTGCCCATGGTGGAGGTGGTGCCCGTGATGAatgtgatggtggtgatggaggtggtgTGGATGAGCATTCCCATTGATCACAACACTCTGTTGTGGAAGGTGGGGCTGATTGGGAGAGACCGCGCCAGGCGTCTCGGCTTCCTGGAAGTTATTCAGAGTCTCCTCCGAGGAGCTGCGCTCAGGCTCCCCCAAGTCAGTAGCCCTGGAAAGTGACACATCAAGGATCTcggaggaagagaggtcttccgtgtGAGATTCATCCAGATCGTCATAGCTCTCTGTATCCTCCGCTATACTGTTGTTAGAGCTGATACTGGCGGAGATCTGAGCCGGAGTGACGCTAGTTATCTGGAAgccacttttctttttcatttgagttCCGCCTGGCGCAAGAGGCTGTGCCTGCAGCTGAGCCTGCGAGAGGAGGTTCAGGCTTTGTGGAGGCGGAGGCTGTGGTCCCGACGAGGAAGATGCTGCAGGAGGCGGCGGCTGGAGCAGCGAGGGCGGCGGAAAATCCTCGGAAGATGTGGCATTACTCCCGATGCCAGTACCTGCTGCACTGAGAGCAGAGGCGCTGCCACCAGCGCTGCCCCTTCGAGGGAACATTGCCGGGTGCGCCATCTTCCTAGCACTAATGTCTGCGGCGgccgccgcggcggcggcggtggaCTCAGGCGGCTGGTGCATTGTGTTGGGTACCGGGGGGCGGAGGAGGCGAGTGCAATTTCCTTCTGCACCGTAATCTTTGTATGCGAGACGCCGGAGAGGAAAACGGGACCTGACGCTCCGCCCGGCGCgattcctccttctcctcctcctcctcctcctcagccgaAGGCGCCGGCCGCTCCTGCCTTCGCGGGCGAGCTTCGGGAAGGGAGGATGAACGAGGGTGAACAGGGCGGCTGGGGACCCGAAGGGGGAACCCCCTCAGTCCTTCGCCATTCACTTTCCCTCTAGTCTCACACCCCCCTTTATATTCCGCTTCACGTGGGGTGCGGGGCGagtggggggggcaggggaggggagagcaggggagggcagggaaagCGAGAAATGCCCACCTTCTTTGGCCAACTCCGAAGCCacctcagccccctcctcccgcCGCGGCGGCGGCCGCTGCAAAGCCCTCCCGGTCGCCCTGCACGAAGGGAGCGCGGAGCGAGTGTCGCCTTCCCCTCGCCACccccggcgccgccgccgccggcgagCCCCGAGCTCAGTGTCGCTCAAACCTCCCCTCCCGGCCCCGCTGGCCCCGCTCGGCCCTCCCCCCACGCCCCGCAGACCCTTTCAAACCCCCTGGGCTCGCGGCGGCTGCTCCGGGAGGAAACGCTGGCCGCGGCTGGGGCCCGGGCGGCGCGGCTGCgagcggggcggcggcggggcgccCGGTACGGTGAGCCCAGCAAcgagg
The DNA window shown above is from Oryctolagus cuniculus chromosome 9, mOryCun1.1, whole genome shotgun sequence and carries:
- the TSC22D1 gene encoding TSC22 domain family protein 1 isoform X2 produces the protein MERSLGSRCHHHRRRRRRAPAVLREDPASLRARPRLVAGLTVPGAPPPPRSQPRRPGPSRGQRFLPEQPPRAQGLAREGRSGRRLRLRRRRRRRRRNRAGRSVRSRFPLRRLAYKDYGAEGNCTRLLRPPVPNTMHQPPESTAAAAAAAADISARKMAHPAMFPRRGSAGGSASALSAAGTGIGSNATSSEDFPPPSLLQPPPPAASSSSGPQPPPPQSLNLLSQAQLQAQPLAPGGTQMKKKSGFQITSVTPAQISASISSNNSIAEDTESYDDLDESHTEDLSSSEILDVSLSRATDLGEPERSSSEETLNNFQEAETPGAVSPNQPHLPQQSVVINGNAHPHHLHHHHHIHHGHHLHHGHHHPSHAAVASASIPGGPPSSPVSRKLSTTGSSDGVAPVAPASAVSSSGSPASVMTNIRAPSTAGGIGINSVTGTNTVNNVNIAAVGSFSPNVTSSVLGSANISASNIPSAASVSVGPGVPSGVNVNILSGMGNGTVSSSAVVNSVPGAAAGMTVGLVSSQQQQPTVNTSRFRVVKLDSSSEPFKKGRWTCTEFYEKENAVPATEGVAINKVVETVRQNPVEVSSERESTSGSSVSSSVSTLSHYTESVGSGEMGTPTVVVQPQQQQPPPPPALQGVALQQMDFSSAGPQSISQPQMSQVQLQSQELSYQQKQGLQPVPLQATINAATGIQPSPVNVVGVTSALGQQPSISSLAQPQLPYSQTAPPVQTPLPGAPPQQLQYGQHQPMVSTQLAPGHGQPVTQNPTSEYVQQQPMLQTAMSSGQPSSAGVGAGATVIPVAQPPGIQLPVQPIAVQAQPAGASSQPVGQAQTAVSAVPAGSQMANVGQQANIPTAVQQPSTQVTPSVIQQGAPPSSQVVPPAQTGIIHQGVQTSASSLPQQLVIAPQSTLLTVPPQPQGVEPVAQGVSQQLPAVSPLPSASSISVTNQVSSTGPSGMPSAPTNLVPPQNIAQTPATQNGNLVQSVSQPPLIATNINLPLAQQIPLSSAQFSAQSLAQAIGSQIEDARRPAEPSLVGLPQTLSGDSGGMSAVSDGSSSSLAASASLFPLKVLPLTTPLVDGEDERQRDSKLPSSDSLPKCLQWSGLEPNPGSRNSTQVSHMGARTHPPKPSPAVCQGEHQQEAGSGSKGGT
- the TSC22D1 gene encoding TSC22 domain family protein 1 isoform X1 — its product is MERSLGSRCHHHRRRRRRAPAVLREDPASLRARPRLVAGLTVPGAPPPPRSQPRRPGPSRGQRFLPEQPPRAQGLAREGRSGRRLRLRRRRRRRRRNRAGRSVRSRFPLRRLAYKDYGAEGNCTRLLRPPVPNTMHQPPESTAAAAAAAADISARKMAHPAMFPRRGSAGGSASALSAAGTGIGSNATSSEDFPPPSLLQPPPPAASSSSGPQPPPPQSLNLLSQAQLQAQPLAPGGTQMKKKSGFQITSVTPAQISASISSNNSIAEDTESYDDLDESHTEDLSSSEILDVSLSRATDLGEPERSSSEETLNNFQEAETPGAVSPNQPHLPQQSVVINGNAHPHHLHHHHHIHHGHHLHHGHHHPSHAAVASASIPGGPPSSPVSRKLSTTGSSDGVAPVAPASAVSSSGSPASVMTNIRAPSTAGGIGINSVTGTNTVNNVNIAAVGSFSPNVTSSVLGSANISASNIPSAASVSVGPGVPSGVNVNILSGMGNGTVSSSAVVNSVPGAAAGMTVGLVSSQQQQPTVNTSRFRVVKLDSSSEPFKKGRWTCTEFYEKENAVPATEGVAINKVVETVRQNPVEVSSERESTSGSSVSSSVSTLSHYTESVGSGEMGTPTVVVQPQQQQPPPPPALQGVALQQMDFSSAGPQSISQPQMSQVQLQSQELSYQQKQGLQPVPLQATINAATGIQPSPVNVVGVTSALGQQPSISSLAQPQLPYSQTAPPVQTPLPGAPPQQLQYGQHQPMVSTQLAPGHGQPVTQNPTSEYVQQQPMLQTAMSSGQPSSAGVGAGATVIPVAQPPGIQLPVQPIAVQAQPAGASSQPVGQAQTAVSAVPAGSQMANVGQQANIPTAVQQPSTQVTPSVIQQGAPPSSQVVPPAQTGIIHQGVQTSASSLPQQLVIAPQSTLLTVPPQPQGVEPVAQGVSQQLPAVSPLPSASSISVTNQVSSTGPSGMPSAPTNLVPPQNIAQTPATQNGNLVQSVSQPPLIATNINLPLAQQIPLSSAQFSAQSLAQAIGSQIEDARRPAEPSLVGLPQTLSGDSGGMSAVSDGSSSSLAASASLFPLKVLPLTTPLVDGEDESASLLPEVQGVILEPQIQPRPRRAFDVRGPLSPLNPWRQNIQLLERVGKDNKQVGAFHYLLGFIYLLECSSIAHLILLVNSLGSHKNQVGMQSVCFSESAN
- the TSC22D1 gene encoding TSC22 domain family protein 1 isoform X4 gives rise to the protein MERSLGSRCHHHRRRRRRAPAVLREDPASLRARPRLVAGLTVPGAPPPPRSQPRRPGPSRGQRFLPEQPPRAQGLAREGRSGRRLRLRRRRRRRRRNRAGRSVRSRFPLRRLAYKDYGAEGNCTRLLRPPVPNTMHQPPESTAAAAAAAADISARKMAHPAMFPRRGSAGGSASALSAAGTGIGSNATSSEDFPPPSLLQPPPPAASSSSGPQPPPPQSLNLLSQAQLQAQPLAPGGTQMKKKSGFQITSVTPAQISASISSNNSIAEDTESYDDLDESHTEDLSSSEILDVSLSRATDLGEPERSSSEETLNNFQEAETPGAVSPNQPHLPQQSVVINGNAHPHHLHHHHHIHHGHHLHHGHHHPSHAAVASASIPGGPPSSPVSRKLSTTGSSDGVAPVAPASAVSSSGSPASVMTNIRAPSTAGGIGINSVTGTNTVNNVNIAAVGSFSPNVTSSVLGSANISASNIPSAASVSVGPGVPSGVNVNILSGMGNGTVSSSAVVNSVPGAAAGMTVGLVSSQQQQPTVNTSRFRVVKLDSSSEPFKKGRWTCTEFYEKENAVPATEGVAINKVVETVRQNPVEVSSERESTSGSSVSSSVSTLSHYTESVGSGEMGTPTVVVQPQQQQPPPPPALQGVALQQMDFSSAGPQSISQPQMSQVQLQSQELSYQQKQGLQPVPLQATINAATGIQPSPVNVVGVTSALGQQPSISSLAQPQLPYSQTAPPVQTPLPGAPPQQLQYGQHQPMVSTQLAPGHGQPVTQNPTSEYVQQQPMLQTAMSSGQPSSAGVGAGATVIPVAQPPGIQLPVQPIAVQAQPAGASSQPVGQAQTAVSAVPAGSQMANVGQQANIPTAVQQPSTQVTPSVIQQGAPPSSQVVPPAQTGIIHQGVQTSASSLPQQLVIAPQSTLLTVPPQPQGVEPVAQGVSQQLPAVSPLPSASSISVTNQVSSTGPSGMPSAPTNLVPPQNIAQTPATQNGNLVQSVSQPPLIATNINLPLAQQIPLSSAQFSAQSLAQAIGSQIEDARRPAEPSLVGLPQTLSGDSGGMSAVSDGSSSSLAASASLFPLKVLPLTTPLVDGEDESASLLPEVQGVILEPQIQPRPRRAFDVRGPLSPLNPWRQNIQLLERVGKDNKQISFNW
- the TSC22D1 gene encoding TSC22 domain family protein 1 isoform X3 — translated: MERSLGSRCHHHRRRRRRAPAVLREDPASLRARPRLVAGLTVPGAPPPPRSQPRRPGPSRGQRFLPEQPPRAQGLAREGRSGRRLRLRRRRRRRRRNRAGRSVRSRFPLRRLAYKDYGAEGNCTRLLRPPVPNTMHQPPESTAAAAAAAADISARKMAHPAMFPRRGSAGGSASALSAAGTGIGSNATSSEDFPPPSLLQPPPPAASSSSGPQPPPPQSLNLLSQAQLQAQPLAPGGTQMKKKSGFQITSVTPAQISASISSNNSIAEDTESYDDLDESHTEDLSSSEILDVSLSRATDLGEPERSSSEETLNNFQEAETPGAVSPNQPHLPQQSVVINGNAHPHHLHHHHHIHHGHHLHHGHHHPSHAAVASASIPGGPPSSPVSRKLSTTGSSDGVAPVAPASAVSSSGSPASVMTNIRAPSTAGGIGINSVTGTNTVNNVNIAAVGSFSPNVTSSVLGSANISASNIPSAASVSVGPGVPSGVNVNILSGMGNGTVSSSAVVNSVPGAAAGMTVGLVSSQQQQPTVNTSRFRVVKLDSSSEPFKKGRWTCTEFYEKENAVPATEGVAINKVVETVRQNPVEVSSERESTSGSSVSSSVSTLSHYTESVGSGEMGTPTVVVQPQQQQPPPPPALQGVALQQMDFSSAGPQSISQPQMSQVQLQSQELSYQQKQGLQPVPLQATINAATGIQPSPVNVVGVTSALGQQPSISSLAQPQLPYSQTAPPVQTPLPGAPPQQLQYGQHQPMVSTQLAPGHGQPVTQNPTSEYVQQQPMLQTAMSSGQPSSAGVGAGATVIPVAQPPGIQLPVQPIAVQAQPAGASSQPVGQAQTAVSAVPAGSQMANVGQQANIPTAVQQPSTQVTPSVIQQGAPPSSQVVPPAQTGIIHQGVQTSASSLPQQLVIAPQSTLLTVPPQPQGVEPVAQGVSQQLPAVSPLPSASSISVTNQVSSTGPSGMPSAPTNLVPPQNIAQTPATQNGNLVQSVSQPPLIATNINLPLAQQIPLSSAQFSAQSLAQAIGSQIEDARRPAEPSLVGLPQTLSGDSGGMSAVSDGSSSSLAASASLFPLKVLPLTTPLVDGEDESASLLPEVQGVILEPQIQPRPRRAFDVRGPLSPLNPWRQNIQLLERVGKDNKQTAKAMDDLGT
- the TSC22D1 gene encoding TSC22 domain family protein 1 isoform X6 yields the protein MERSLGSRCHHHRRRRRRAPAVLREDPASLRARPRLVAGLTVPGAPPPPRSQPRRPGPSRGQRFLPEQPPRAQGLAREGRSGRRLRLRRRRRRRRRNRAGRSVRSRFPLRRLAYKDYGAEGNCTRLLRPPVPNTMHQPPESTAAAAAAAADISARKMAHPAMFPRRGSAGGSASALSAAGTGIGSNATSSEDFPPPSLLQPPPPAASSSSGPQPPPPQSLNLLSQAQLQAQPLAPGGTQMKKKSGFQITSVTPAQISASISSNNSIAEDTESYDDLDESHTEDLSSSEILDVSLSRATDLGEPERSSSEETLNNFQEAETPGAVSPNQPHLPQQSVVINGNAHPHHLHHHHHIHHGHHLHHGHHHPSHAAVASASIPGGPPSSPVSRKLSTTGSSDGVAPVAPASAVSSSGSPASVMTNIRAPSTAGGIGINSVTGTNTVNNVNIAAVGSFSPNVTSSVLGSANISASNIPSAASVSVGPGVPSGVNVNILSGMGNGTVSSSAVVNSVPGAAAGMTVGLVSSQQQQPTVNTSRFRVVKLDSSSEPFKKGRWTCTEFYEKENAVPATEGVAINKVVETVRQNPVEVSSERESTSGSSVSSSVSTLSHYTESVGSGEMGTPTVVVQPQQQQPPPPPALQGVALQQMDFSSAGPQSISQPQMSQVQLQSQELSYQQKQGLQPVPLQATINAATGIQPSPVNVVGVTSALGQQPSISSLAQPQLPYSQTAPPVQTPLPGAPPQQLQYGQHQPMVSTQLAPGHGQPVTQNPTSEYVQQQPMLQTAMSSGQPSSAGVGAGATVIPVAQPPGIQLPVQPIAVQAQPAGASSQPVGQAQTAVSAVPAGSQMANVGQQANIPTAVQQPSTQVTPSVIQQGAPPSSQVVPPAQTGIIHQGVQTSASSLPQQLVIAPQSTLLTVPPQPQGVEPVAQGVSQQLPAVSPLPSASSISVTNQVSSTGPSGMPSAPTNLVPPQNIAQTPATQNGNLVQSVSQPPLIATNINLPLAQQIPLSSAQFSAQSLAQAIGSQIEDARRPAEPSLVGLPQTLSGDSGGMSAVSDGSSSSLAASASLFPLKVLPLTTPLVDGEDESSWYIPNWLPEPG